The following proteins are co-located in the Longimicrobium sp. genome:
- a CDS encoding ATP-binding protein, translating into MGPDPAEILRDPARLAALAETGLPDSPPEEAFDRLTRLAVRLLGARVSTLSLVDGERQFFKSAAGLPPELAGTRQTPLSHSLCAHVVRAGSPVVIPDATRDDRVRHNPMVTGHGVRAYAGVPVATRDGHVLGSFCVIDVRPRDWGEAELAALADLAAIATDEVEARRAQLLRERAARVVREAEAWFRSLVEQSIAGIYVYGEGGFRYVNPRFAQIFGRVPADFADPGVIERIVHPEDLPRVRENIRLRFSGEIPTIRYALRGLRSDGEVIYLEVHGSRAELEGRPVLIGVMIDVTERVRAEQERVAAEASRDRFYAMVSHELRTPISTIMLYNDLLLSGVYDPVTEAQREAVERSQGSARHLLELINDLLDLSKLEAGRMDARTEEVEVASLVDAVHADLLPMAREHGCELVLEVRERPLPVLGDARRIRQILLNLLSNAIKFGSGRPIEVRCGSDGAGVSIEVSDHGPGIAPGDLPRIWEDFVQLGDGEGRGTGLGLPIARRLAELLGGRLEVFSTPGAGSTFRFFLPHVSSLAVGN; encoded by the coding sequence ATGGGCCCCGATCCCGCCGAGATCCTCCGCGACCCCGCGCGCCTGGCCGCGCTGGCCGAGACCGGGCTCCCCGACTCGCCGCCGGAGGAGGCGTTCGACCGGCTGACGCGCCTGGCCGTGCGGCTGCTGGGGGCGCGGGTGTCGACGCTGTCGCTGGTGGACGGCGAGCGGCAGTTCTTCAAGAGCGCCGCGGGGCTCCCCCCGGAGCTCGCCGGGACGCGCCAGACGCCGCTCAGCCACTCGCTCTGCGCGCACGTGGTGCGGGCCGGCTCGCCGGTGGTGATCCCCGACGCCACGCGCGACGACCGGGTGCGGCACAACCCGATGGTGACCGGGCACGGGGTGCGCGCCTACGCGGGGGTGCCGGTGGCCACCCGCGACGGGCACGTGCTGGGGAGCTTCTGCGTGATCGACGTGCGGCCGCGCGACTGGGGCGAGGCCGAGCTGGCGGCGCTCGCCGACCTGGCGGCGATCGCCACGGACGAGGTGGAGGCGCGCCGCGCGCAGCTGCTCAGGGAGCGGGCCGCGCGGGTGGTGCGCGAGGCCGAGGCGTGGTTCCGCTCGCTGGTGGAGCAGTCGATCGCGGGGATCTACGTGTACGGGGAGGGCGGCTTCCGCTACGTGAACCCCCGCTTCGCGCAGATCTTCGGGAGGGTGCCGGCCGACTTCGCCGACCCCGGCGTCATCGAGCGCATCGTCCACCCCGAAGACCTGCCGCGGGTGCGCGAGAACATCCGGCTGCGCTTCTCGGGCGAGATCCCCACCATCCGCTACGCGCTCAGGGGCCTGCGCTCCGACGGCGAGGTGATCTACCTGGAGGTGCACGGAAGCCGCGCCGAGCTGGAGGGCCGCCCGGTGCTGATCGGGGTGATGATCGACGTGACCGAGCGGGTGCGGGCCGAGCAGGAGCGCGTGGCCGCCGAGGCGTCGCGCGACCGCTTCTACGCCATGGTGAGCCACGAGCTGCGCACGCCGATCAGCACCATCATGCTCTACAACGACCTGCTGCTCTCGGGCGTGTACGACCCCGTGACCGAGGCGCAGCGCGAGGCGGTGGAGCGCTCGCAGGGCTCTGCCCGGCACCTGCTGGAGCTGATCAACGACCTGCTCGACCTCTCCAAGCTGGAGGCGGGGCGGATGGACGCCCGCACCGAGGAGGTGGAGGTGGCGTCGCTGGTGGACGCGGTGCACGCGGACCTCCTGCCGATGGCGCGCGAGCACGGCTGCGAGCTGGTGCTGGAGGTGCGCGAGCGGCCGCTGCCGGTGCTGGGCGACGCGCGCCGCATCCGGCAGATCCTGCTCAACCTGCTGTCGAACGCCATCAAGTTCGGCTCGGGGCGCCCGATCGAGGTGCGCTGCGGCTCCGACGGCGCCGGGGTGTCGATCGAGGTGAGCGACCACGGCCCCGGGATCGCGCCGGGCGACCTGCCGCGCATCTGGGAGGACTTCGTGCAGCTGGGCGACGGGGAGGGGCGCGGCACCGGGCTGGGGCTGCCGATCGCCCGCCGGCTGGCGGAGCTGCTGGGCGGCAGGCTGGAGGTGTTCTCCACGCCGGGCGCGGGGAGCACGTTCCGCTTCTTCCTCCCCCACGTCTCGTCGCTGGCCGTGGGAAACTGA
- a CDS encoding endonuclease MutS2, with product MNPHALAVLEYRDALDLVARHASSALGAEAVRALEPSADPGWIEPELTRVEEMRAFLGGDSGWALPAIPDVREPLRRLRVEGSVLDAPQLRAIATLLASSRATRRAFAGEAEAAPLLALLTGGLLEAEKEEAAIGRAVDEAGAVRDDASPALHKLRREIKGARARLVERLAAYMQTLPAHYQVPDASVTVREGRYVIPVRREGRGEVGGIVHDESATGATLFVEPPLAVELMNRLRELEAEEAREVLRILRELTGRLRPLQPELVASLEALVALDSVYARARYALRVDGRRPALLPPGTEEYEVVHGRHPLLLAKSRDVVPFDLRMDPGERTLLISGPNTGGKTVLLKAIGLISLLAQSGVVPPVEVGTRLPVFRAVFADIGDEQSIEASLSTFSAHLKNLGEALEGADWESLVLTDEAGSGTDPVEGGALAAAVLVELTRRSCFTVATTHLGQLKLLATRERGIVNASLQFDAERLQPTYRLVKGVPGRSYGLAIARRLGLPQGVLDTAEAALPQGERDVARLLLELEAKEQRLDEQTARADRLLAETEALREELEERERSLVVREKDAERRARQQARDLLLQSRAEVEQAIQELRAAAEQASLDEAAKAARRRVEEAARRQKEKAPAERRQPPGKPAERRPEKAAAELAPGLRVRIESLGRTGTVVELRDGKAMVEAGSMRLWLPREDLTVLPPGDQKAERQRPAGGWFVHDVDARPEVDLRGMRVDEVETVLGRAIDDAILAGLPSFRIIHGKGTGALRAHVRELLERDRRIRVQRPGEMYEGGTGVTVIEFA from the coding sequence ATGAATCCCCACGCCCTGGCAGTCCTGGAGTACCGCGACGCGCTCGACCTGGTCGCCCGCCACGCCTCGTCGGCGCTGGGGGCCGAGGCGGTGCGCGCCCTGGAGCCGTCGGCCGACCCGGGCTGGATCGAGCCCGAGCTGACCCGCGTCGAGGAGATGCGCGCCTTCCTGGGCGGCGACTCCGGGTGGGCGCTCCCCGCCATCCCCGACGTGCGCGAGCCCCTGCGCAGGCTGCGCGTGGAGGGGAGCGTGCTCGACGCGCCGCAGCTGCGCGCCATCGCCACGCTGCTGGCCTCGTCGCGCGCCACGCGCCGCGCCTTCGCCGGCGAGGCGGAAGCCGCGCCGCTCCTGGCGCTGCTCACCGGCGGGCTGCTGGAGGCGGAGAAGGAGGAGGCGGCGATCGGCCGCGCGGTCGACGAGGCCGGGGCGGTGCGCGACGACGCCTCGCCCGCGCTCCACAAGCTGCGGCGGGAGATCAAGGGGGCGCGCGCCCGGCTGGTGGAGCGGCTGGCGGCGTACATGCAGACCCTGCCGGCGCACTACCAGGTGCCCGACGCCTCGGTGACGGTGCGCGAGGGGCGCTACGTGATCCCCGTGCGGCGCGAGGGGCGCGGCGAGGTGGGCGGGATCGTCCACGACGAGTCGGCCACGGGGGCCACGCTCTTCGTGGAGCCGCCGCTGGCGGTGGAGCTGATGAACCGCCTGCGCGAGCTGGAGGCCGAGGAGGCGCGCGAGGTCCTGCGCATCCTGCGCGAGCTCACCGGCCGGCTCCGCCCCCTGCAACCCGAGCTGGTGGCCTCGCTGGAGGCGCTGGTGGCGCTCGACTCGGTGTACGCGCGCGCCCGCTACGCCCTGCGCGTGGACGGCCGCCGGCCGGCGCTCCTGCCGCCGGGGACGGAGGAGTACGAGGTGGTGCACGGGCGCCACCCGCTCCTGCTGGCGAAGTCGAGGGACGTGGTGCCGTTCGACCTGCGCATGGACCCGGGCGAGCGCACGCTGCTGATCTCGGGCCCCAACACGGGCGGCAAGACGGTGCTGCTCAAGGCGATCGGGCTGATCTCGCTGCTGGCGCAGAGCGGCGTGGTCCCGCCGGTGGAGGTGGGGACGCGGCTCCCCGTCTTCCGCGCCGTGTTCGCCGACATCGGCGACGAGCAGTCGATCGAGGCGTCGCTCTCCACCTTCAGCGCGCACCTGAAGAACCTGGGCGAGGCGCTGGAGGGGGCCGACTGGGAGTCGCTGGTGCTCACCGACGAGGCGGGGAGCGGCACCGATCCCGTCGAGGGCGGAGCGCTGGCGGCGGCGGTGCTGGTGGAGCTCACGCGGCGCTCCTGCTTCACGGTGGCCACCACGCACCTGGGACAGCTCAAGCTGCTGGCCACGCGGGAGCGGGGGATCGTGAACGCGTCGCTCCAGTTCGACGCCGAGCGGCTGCAGCCCACCTACCGCCTGGTGAAGGGCGTCCCCGGGCGCTCGTACGGCCTGGCCATCGCCCGGCGGCTGGGGCTGCCGCAGGGGGTGCTGGACACGGCGGAGGCGGCGCTCCCGCAGGGCGAGCGCGACGTCGCGCGGCTGCTGCTGGAGCTGGAGGCCAAGGAGCAGCGCCTGGACGAGCAGACCGCGCGCGCCGACCGGCTCCTGGCCGAGACGGAAGCGCTGCGCGAGGAGCTCGAGGAGCGCGAGCGCTCGCTGGTGGTGCGCGAGAAGGACGCGGAGCGCCGGGCGCGGCAGCAGGCGCGCGACCTCCTCCTCCAGTCGCGCGCCGAGGTGGAGCAGGCGATCCAGGAGCTGCGCGCGGCGGCCGAGCAGGCCAGCCTGGACGAGGCGGCGAAGGCGGCGCGGCGGCGGGTGGAGGAGGCGGCCCGGCGGCAGAAGGAGAAGGCGCCCGCGGAGCGGCGGCAGCCGCCGGGGAAGCCGGCGGAGCGCAGGCCCGAGAAGGCGGCGGCCGAGCTGGCGCCGGGCCTCCGGGTGCGGATCGAGTCGCTGGGGCGCACGGGGACGGTGGTGGAGCTGCGCGACGGGAAGGCGATGGTGGAGGCGGGCTCCATGCGCCTGTGGCTCCCGCGCGAGGACCTGACGGTGCTCCCGCCGGGCGACCAGAAGGCGGAGCGGCAGAGGCCGGCGGGCGGCTGGTTCGTGCACGACGTGGATGCGCGCCCCGAGGTGGACCTGCGCGGGATGCGGGTGGACGAGGTGGAGACGGTGCTGGGGCGCGCCATCGACGACGCGATCCTGGCGGGGCTGCCGAGCTTCCGCATCATCCACGGCAAGGGGACGGGGGCGCTCCGGGCCCACGTGCGCGAGCTGCTGGAGCGCGACCGCCGCATCCGCGTGCAGCGGCCGGGGGAGATGTACGAGGGGGGGACGGGGGTGACGGTGATCGAGTTCGCGTGA